In Sulfitobacter sp. LCG007, the sequence GCGCCATGCACGAGACCGAGCGCGCGATCCGCACCGCCCTTCAGGCCGCCCAGAAGATGGCGGGGATACGCGTCGATCATGTCATCGCCTGCCTTTCCGGCGCGGAACCGCGCTCCTACGGGCTTGACGCCAAGATCGACCTCGACGGCGAGACCGTGACCGAGCAGGAAGTCGCGCGGGTTCTGGCCCGCTGCGAGGTGCCCGACTACGGCGAGGGTCGCGAGGTGCTGCATGCCCAGCCGGTGAACTTCGCGATCGACCACCGCAGCGGCCTGTCCGATCCGCGCGGCCAGATCGGCAACGAACTGTCGGTCGACATGCACATGCTGACCGTCGAGGCGACAGCGGTGCAGAACCTCGCCCATTGCATCAAGCGCTGCGATCTCGAACTCGCCGGGGTCGCGTCCTCTGCCTATGTCAGCGGCATTTCGGCGCTGGTCGAGGACGAGCAGGAACTCGGTGCCGCCTGCATCGACATGGGCGGCGGATCGACCGGGGTCTCGATCTTCATGAAGAAGCACATGATCTATGCCGACGCGGTGCGCATGGGCGGGGATCACGTCACGTCGGACATCTCGATGGGCCTGCAGGTGCCGGCCGACAAGGCCGAGCGGATGAAGACCTTCTACGGCGGGGTCCACGCGACCGGGGTGGATGACCGCGAACGCATCGACATCGGCGGCGACACCGGCGATTTCGAGCATGACCGTCGCACGGTCAGCCGGGCCGAGCTGATCGGCATCATGCGTCCGAGGGTCGAGGAGATCCTCGAGGAAGTGCGCGCGCGGCTGGACGCGGCGGGTTTCGACCATCTTCCGAGCCAGAAGGTCGTGCTGACCGGCGGCGGCAGCCAGATCCCCGGCCTTGACGGGCTGGCGAGCCGCATTCTGGGCCAGCAGGTTCGCCTCGGGCGTCCGCTCCGGGTCCATGGGTTGCCGCAGGCCGCGACGGGGCCGGGTTTTTCGTCGACGGTGGGACTTTCGCTTTTCGCGGCCCATCCGCAGGACGAATGGTGGGACTTCGACATTCCAGCCGAACGCTATCCGGGCAGATCCCTGCGCCGGGCGGTCAAGTGGTTTCGCGACAACTGGTGAATTGGTGAATCGCGGGCTGACGCGCCTGTCTGCCTGTGTTAGGCTGGTAGCAGGGTCCGCAGAGGCCCACACGGCAGACCGAGCAGTCCGCCCATAGAACCGACCGAATCCCCCCAGGCTGGGTTGGCTCGCCCGTGGTGCGAGTTATCCAGATGATGATGTTGCGTGGCCGCAGACAACTACAGGCTGATGGTTGGGCTTCATCTTGGCTAAATCCGGCTCAAAAGGGCCGGATTTTGCGGTTTTGTGGAAATTCTTGGATGACGGGCGTCAAGCGAGGGGCTAAGATCGGTCAAACGCGCGAAAAAGGCCCAGGCAGACGGGCGAGAGACATACAGGCGGATGGACATATGACTTTGAACCTTTCGATGCCCGGTCAGGAAGAACTCAAGCCCCGGATCACCGTATTCGGTGTCGGGGGCGCGGGCGGGAATGCCGTCAACAACATGATCGAGAAAGAGCTCGACGGCGTTGAATTCGTGGTGGCCAACACCGACGCACAGGCGCTCCAGCAGGCGAAGTGTGAAAACCGCGTCCAGCTCGGCATCAAGGTGACCGAAGGCCTCGGAGCCGGGGCGCGGGCCTCGGTCGGGGCTGCCGCCGCCGAGGAAAGCATCGAACAGATCGTCGACCACCTGGCCGGCGCGCACATGTGCTTCATCACGGCCGGAATGGGCGGGGGAACCGGGACCGGTGCCGCGCCGATCATCGCGCAGGCCGCGCGCGAGCTCGGCGTGCTGACCGTGGGTGTGGTGACCAAGCCCTTCCAATTCGAGGGCGCCAAGCGGATGCGTCAGGCCGAAGACGGTGTCGAGGCGCTGCAGAAGGTCGTCGATACGCTGATCATCATTCCGAACCAGAACCTGTTCCGTCTCGCCAACGAGAAGACCACATTCACCGAGGCCTTCTCGATGGCCGACGACGTGCTCTATCAGGGTGTGAAGGGCGTCACGGACCTGATGGTGCGCCCGGGTCTCATCAACCTCGACTTCGCGGACGTGCGCGCGGTGATGGACGAGATGGGCAAGGCCATGATGGGAACCGGCGAGGCCGAGGGCGAGGATCGCGCGATCCAGGCCGCCGAGAAGGCGATCGCGAACCCGCTGCTCGACGAGATCTCGCTGCGCGGCGCCAAGGGTGTGCTGATCAACATCACCGGCGGCCACGATCTCACGCTGTTCGAGCTTGACGAGGCGGCCAACCGCATCCGCGAGGAAGTCGATCCCGAGGCCAACATCATCGTCGGCTCGACGCTCGATACCGACATGGGCGGCATGATGCGGGTGAGCGTCGTCGCCACCGGCATCGACGCTTCGGACGTGAACACCGAAATGCCGGTGCCGCGCCGGTCCATGTCCGCGCCGCTCAAGCAGACGGTGGCCGCAGAGGCGCCCGCCGCCGAATATGTCGAACCGGCGCAACCCGCCTATGCGGAAGCAGCCGAGGAGCCGTCGCTTTTCTCCGGGCTCGGTGCGGATGCAGCCGAGGCAGAGCACGAGCGCTACGAAGCCGAGGAGGTCGACGACCTGCCGCCGCCGGCCTACCAGCCGAGAGTTGCCGCGTTCGAGCCGCGCCGCGATATCGCAGAGTCCGAACCCGAGACCTTCGTCGCACCGCGCGCGCCTGCGCCGGGCACGCCGTCGCCAGAAGCGCTCGCGCGGCTGCGCCAGGCTGCCGCCAAGGCCGCGCCGGATGGCATGCGCAGGCCCCAGGCCGAACAGCAGGAGCGTCCCGCCGCCGGAGCCGACCGCAAGAATTTCGGCATCAACTCGCTGATCAACCGCATGACCGGCCATGCCGAGGGCGTCTCGCGCGAGCGTCCCCAGGCCCCCGTGCGCCATCAGCCCCCGGTACAGCACCGGGCGACGCAGGCCGCGCCAAAGCCGGTCGATTACGAGGATGCGGATCAGGAAAAGATCGAGATTCCGGCCTTCCTGCGGCGTCAGGCAAACTGATCCGTTCACAAATGTTAATCAGTGGGTCGCCCTTTGGCGGCCCATTTTCATTTTGATAACAATAACTTGGATGAAACCGGGCGTCTATCCGCCCGATTGTGACAGTAGTGTTTCAGTTGGTTGCAAAGATTGAGTTGAGGCTCTCGGGTGCGCTGCCTAATTGTCTGCAGTAACAGGGAAATCCCCTGTCAGACGATGAGGACGACCAGGTGCAGACGACCATAAAATCTCCGATCAGCTTCTCCGGGAAAGGCCTTCATTCGGGCAGGTCCGCGACGCTGACGATCCGTCCGGCCTCGGCCGAGCACGGAATCTGGTTCTCGCGTACCGATGTGATGGTCGGCGATCGGCTGATCCCGGCGCGCTGGGATGCGGTGAACCGTTCTCCGCTGTGCACGCGGCTCGAGAATGCCTCGGGTCTGTCCGTTTCGACCGTCGAGCATCTGATGGCGGCCCTTGCCGGCTGCGGTGTCCACAACGCCCTGATCGAGATCGACGGGCCGGAAGTTCCGATCCTCGACGGCTCTGCCGCGCCCTTCGTGCGCTCGATCGTGCAGCGCGGGCTTCGCCGGCTTCATGCCCCGATCCGCGCCTTCGAGGTGCTTGAGACGGTCCG encodes:
- the ftsZ gene encoding cell division protein FtsZ, whose amino-acid sequence is MTLNLSMPGQEELKPRITVFGVGGAGGNAVNNMIEKELDGVEFVVANTDAQALQQAKCENRVQLGIKVTEGLGAGARASVGAAAAEESIEQIVDHLAGAHMCFITAGMGGGTGTGAAPIIAQAARELGVLTVGVVTKPFQFEGAKRMRQAEDGVEALQKVVDTLIIIPNQNLFRLANEKTTFTEAFSMADDVLYQGVKGVTDLMVRPGLINLDFADVRAVMDEMGKAMMGTGEAEGEDRAIQAAEKAIANPLLDEISLRGAKGVLINITGGHDLTLFELDEAANRIREEVDPEANIIVGSTLDTDMGGMMRVSVVATGIDASDVNTEMPVPRRSMSAPLKQTVAAEAPAAEYVEPAQPAYAEAAEEPSLFSGLGADAAEAEHERYEAEEVDDLPPPAYQPRVAAFEPRRDIAESEPETFVAPRAPAPGTPSPEALARLRQAAAKAAPDGMRRPQAEQQERPAAGADRKNFGINSLINRMTGHAEGVSRERPQAPVRHQPPVQHRATQAAPKPVDYEDADQEKIEIPAFLRRQAN
- the ftsA gene encoding cell division protein FtsA; translated protein: MMDLYSRQRSMRNMRRMAMQRGVVAVLDVGSSKIACLVLRFDEAGQISDEGEIGSLAGQSGFRVIGAATTRSRGVRFGEISAMHETERAIRTALQAAQKMAGIRVDHVIACLSGAEPRSYGLDAKIDLDGETVTEQEVARVLARCEVPDYGEGREVLHAQPVNFAIDHRSGLSDPRGQIGNELSVDMHMLTVEATAVQNLAHCIKRCDLELAGVASSAYVSGISALVEDEQELGAACIDMGGGSTGVSIFMKKHMIYADAVRMGGDHVTSDISMGLQVPADKAERMKTFYGGVHATGVDDRERIDIGGDTGDFEHDRRTVSRAELIGIMRPRVEEILEEVRARLDAAGFDHLPSQKVVLTGGGSQIPGLDGLASRILGQQVRLGRPLRVHGLPQAATGPGFSSTVGLSLFAAHPQDEWWDFDIPAERYPGRSLRRAVKWFRDNW